A window of the Brassica oleracea var. oleracea cultivar TO1000 chromosome C1, BOL, whole genome shotgun sequence genome harbors these coding sequences:
- the LOC106311410 gene encoding TOM1-like protein 2 isoform X2, protein MVNAMVERATSEMLIGPDWAMNLEICDMLNSDPVQAKDVVKGVKKKIGSRNPKTQLLALTLLETIVKNCGDMVHMHVAEKGVIHEMVRIAKKKPDFHVKEKILVLIDTWQEAFGGPRARYPQYYAGYQELLRAGAVFPQRSERSAPVFTPPQTQPLSSYPPNLRNAGPSNEVPDPSAEPDFPTLSLSEIQNAKGIMDVLAEMLSAIEPGNREDLKQEVMVDLVEQCRTYKQRVVHLVNSSADESLLCQGLALNDDLQRVLTSYEAIASGNPGTSVHTEKPKSDAEKSLVDVDGPLIDTGDGSNQANGATSSSGNGILNQLALPAPPLANGSANSKIDLLSGDDLALVPVEPQPSASPVASDQNALALIDMFGDNTNSPSPATAPTGSSATQSIHLNPQLHQLPTSQQSNGFPPQGGYSQFEQQSYGQGASSPWNSQPAQQLQQPQHPSYGAQDSTAFPPPPWEAQHQDFSPPAESGSPFSPQMNQTQVAYTHAQQYPQMPQTSQPFNNNSPYPQMPGGMYMQQPMPNQAVGQGYPPQQQQQQMMMAQFYAQQQQQQQHAYGNQMGGYGYGYNQQQQGSSPYLEQQMHGMSIRDQASHQAPPSSSSYLPPMKPKNKPEDKLFGDLVDISKFKPSTKPTSGRAGTM, encoded by the exons ATGGTGAACGCTATGGTGGAGAGAGCGACGAGCGAGATGCTGATCGGGCCTGATTGGGCCATGAACCTCGAGATCTGCGACATGCTCAATAGCGATCCCGT GCAAGCAAAAGATGTTGTGAAAGGCGTCAAGAAAAAGATTGGTAGCAGGAATCCAAAAACTCAACTTCTTGCCTTGACT CTGCTTGAGACGATAGTGAAGAACTGTGGCGACATGGTTCATATGCATGTGGCTGAGAAGGGCGTTATTCATGAGATGGTCCGGATAGCTAAGAAAAAG CCGGACTTTCATGTCAAAGAGAAGATCCTGGTTCTTATCGACACATGGCAAGAGGCCTTTGGTGGCCCTAGGGCCAGATATCCACAATACTATGCAGGATACCAGGAGTTGTTG CGTGCTGGCGCTGTTTTCCCTCAGAGATCGGAGAGATCAGCACCTGTGTTCACACCTCCACAAACACAGCCTCTGTCGTCTTACCCTCCAAATCTTCGTAATGCTGGACCTAGTAACGAAGTGCCTGATCCTTCGGCAGAGCCAGATTTTCCGACGCTGAG TTTGTCGGAGATTCAAAATGCAAAAGGCATCATGGATGTGCTTGCGGAAATGCTAAGTGCAATAGAGCCGGGAAACCGAGAG GACCTTAAACAGGAGGTGATGGTCGATCTGGTGGAGCAGTGTCGTACATACAAACAAAGAGTGGTACATCTAGTCAACTCATCTGC GGACGAGTCTCTGTTATGTCAAGGCCTGGCGTTGAATGATGATCTGCAGCGGGTCCTAACCAGTTATGAAGCAATCGCTTCTGGAAATCCTGGAACTTCTGTTCATACCGAGAAGCCCAAGTCTGACGCAGAAAAGTCCCTTGTAGACGTTGATGGTCCTCTTATCGATACTGGGGACGGCAGTAATCAGGCGAACGG AGCTACATCAAGCTCTGGTAACGGGATTCTAAATCAGTTGGCCCTCCCTGCACCGCCTCTAGCTAATGGTTCAGCCAATTCCAAAATAGACCTCCTCAGTGGCGATGATCTTGCCCTTGTTCCTGTTGAACCTCAACCATCAGCAAGTCCGGTCGCATCGGATCAAAATGCACTTGCTCTTATCGATATGTTCGGAGACAACACCAATAGTCCAAGTCCTGCAACTGCACCAACTGGAAGTTCAGCTACCCAGAGTATCCATTTGAATCCTCAATTGCACCAGCTACCAACTAGTCAACAATCCAATGGATTTCCTCCTCAGGGTGGTTATTCGCAGTTTGAGCAGCAATCATACGGGCAAGGGGCCTCTTCTCCCTGGAATAGTCAGCCTGCACAGCAGTTGCAACAACCACAGCACCCATCTTATG GTGCGCAAGACAGTACGGCATTTCCACCTCCCCCATGGGAAGCTCAGCATCAAGACTTCAGTCCCCCTGCAGAGTCAGGAAGTCCGTTTTCTCCTCAAATGAATCAGACACAAGTTGCCTACACACATGCTCAACAATATCCTCAGATGCCGCAAACCAGCCAACCGTTTAACAACAACAGTCCATACCCTCAAATGCCTGGCGGTATGTACATGCAACAGCCAATGCCAAACCAAGCTGTAGGGCAAGGCTATCCACCCCAACAGCAACAGCAGCAGATGATGATGGCTCAGTTCTATGCCCAACAGCAACAACAGCAGCAACATGCGTATGGCAACCAGATGGGAGGATATGGATATGGTTATAATCAACAGCAACAAGGAAGCAGCCCATATCTTGAGCAGCAAATGCATGGCATGTCCATCAGAGACCAGGCGTCGCATCAGGCACCACCATCATCATCGTCTTATCTGCCTCCAATGAAACCAAAGAATAAACCAGAGGATAAGCTATTTGGGGATCTCGTCGACATCTCCAAATTCAAGCCTAGTACAAAACCTACATCCGGAAGAGCTGGTACCATGTGA
- the LOC106311410 gene encoding TOM1-like protein 2 isoform X1 gives MVNAMVERATSEMLIGPDWAMNLEICDMLNSDPVQAKDVVKGVKKKIGSRNPKTQLLALTLLETIVKNCGDMVHMHVAEKGVIHEMVRIAKKKPDFHVKEKILVLIDTWQEAFGGPRARYPQYYAGYQELLRAGAVFPQRSERSAPVFTPPQTQPLSSYPPNLRNAGPSNEVPDPSAEPDFPTLSLSEIQNAKGIMDVLAEMLSAIEPGNREDLKQEVMVDLVEQCRTYKQRVVHLVNSSADESLLCQGLALNDDLQRVLTSYEAIASGNPGTSVHTEKPKSDAEKSLVDVDGPLIDTGDGSNQANGATSSSGNGILNQLALPAPPLANGSANSKIDLLSGDDLALVPVEPQPSASPVASDQNALALIDMFGDNTNSPSPATAPTGSSATQSIHLNPQLHQLPTSQQSNGFPPQGGYSQFEQQSYGQGASSPWNSQPAQQLQQPQHPSYEGAQDSTAFPPPPWEAQHQDFSPPAESGSPFSPQMNQTQVAYTHAQQYPQMPQTSQPFNNNSPYPQMPGGMYMQQPMPNQAVGQGYPPQQQQQQMMMAQFYAQQQQQQQHAYGNQMGGYGYGYNQQQQGSSPYLEQQMHGMSIRDQASHQAPPSSSSYLPPMKPKNKPEDKLFGDLVDISKFKPSTKPTSGRAGTM, from the exons ATGGTGAACGCTATGGTGGAGAGAGCGACGAGCGAGATGCTGATCGGGCCTGATTGGGCCATGAACCTCGAGATCTGCGACATGCTCAATAGCGATCCCGT GCAAGCAAAAGATGTTGTGAAAGGCGTCAAGAAAAAGATTGGTAGCAGGAATCCAAAAACTCAACTTCTTGCCTTGACT CTGCTTGAGACGATAGTGAAGAACTGTGGCGACATGGTTCATATGCATGTGGCTGAGAAGGGCGTTATTCATGAGATGGTCCGGATAGCTAAGAAAAAG CCGGACTTTCATGTCAAAGAGAAGATCCTGGTTCTTATCGACACATGGCAAGAGGCCTTTGGTGGCCCTAGGGCCAGATATCCACAATACTATGCAGGATACCAGGAGTTGTTG CGTGCTGGCGCTGTTTTCCCTCAGAGATCGGAGAGATCAGCACCTGTGTTCACACCTCCACAAACACAGCCTCTGTCGTCTTACCCTCCAAATCTTCGTAATGCTGGACCTAGTAACGAAGTGCCTGATCCTTCGGCAGAGCCAGATTTTCCGACGCTGAG TTTGTCGGAGATTCAAAATGCAAAAGGCATCATGGATGTGCTTGCGGAAATGCTAAGTGCAATAGAGCCGGGAAACCGAGAG GACCTTAAACAGGAGGTGATGGTCGATCTGGTGGAGCAGTGTCGTACATACAAACAAAGAGTGGTACATCTAGTCAACTCATCTGC GGACGAGTCTCTGTTATGTCAAGGCCTGGCGTTGAATGATGATCTGCAGCGGGTCCTAACCAGTTATGAAGCAATCGCTTCTGGAAATCCTGGAACTTCTGTTCATACCGAGAAGCCCAAGTCTGACGCAGAAAAGTCCCTTGTAGACGTTGATGGTCCTCTTATCGATACTGGGGACGGCAGTAATCAGGCGAACGG AGCTACATCAAGCTCTGGTAACGGGATTCTAAATCAGTTGGCCCTCCCTGCACCGCCTCTAGCTAATGGTTCAGCCAATTCCAAAATAGACCTCCTCAGTGGCGATGATCTTGCCCTTGTTCCTGTTGAACCTCAACCATCAGCAAGTCCGGTCGCATCGGATCAAAATGCACTTGCTCTTATCGATATGTTCGGAGACAACACCAATAGTCCAAGTCCTGCAACTGCACCAACTGGAAGTTCAGCTACCCAGAGTATCCATTTGAATCCTCAATTGCACCAGCTACCAACTAGTCAACAATCCAATGGATTTCCTCCTCAGGGTGGTTATTCGCAGTTTGAGCAGCAATCATACGGGCAAGGGGCCTCTTCTCCCTGGAATAGTCAGCCTGCACAGCAGTTGCAACAACCACAGCACCCATCTTATG AAGGTGCGCAAGACAGTACGGCATTTCCACCTCCCCCATGGGAAGCTCAGCATCAAGACTTCAGTCCCCCTGCAGAGTCAGGAAGTCCGTTTTCTCCTCAAATGAATCAGACACAAGTTGCCTACACACATGCTCAACAATATCCTCAGATGCCGCAAACCAGCCAACCGTTTAACAACAACAGTCCATACCCTCAAATGCCTGGCGGTATGTACATGCAACAGCCAATGCCAAACCAAGCTGTAGGGCAAGGCTATCCACCCCAACAGCAACAGCAGCAGATGATGATGGCTCAGTTCTATGCCCAACAGCAACAACAGCAGCAACATGCGTATGGCAACCAGATGGGAGGATATGGATATGGTTATAATCAACAGCAACAAGGAAGCAGCCCATATCTTGAGCAGCAAATGCATGGCATGTCCATCAGAGACCAGGCGTCGCATCAGGCACCACCATCATCATCGTCTTATCTGCCTCCAATGAAACCAAAGAATAAACCAGAGGATAAGCTATTTGGGGATCTCGTCGACATCTCCAAATTCAAGCCTAGTACAAAACCTACATCCGGAAGAGCTGGTACCATGTGA